CAAGGACAAGGACTATTCATTTACCGACTGTGTCAGTTTTTGCGCCATGAAAAGTGAGGGTATTAATCGAGCGCTCACCACCGATGCTCACTTCCGGCAGGCCGGTTTCGAGCCGTTATTGTGAAGAGTAAGACGTGAGAAGTGTCATAGGGACAGGAAATATGTTTGAACTGGAACGTCCAGTAATTCCTTATGCTTGAAAAATAGTAGCCGCCGCTGATAAGCGGTGGATGGTCCTGGTGAGACCAGATAAATCGAAGAACCACGCCTTACCTGCCCGCAGTGGCTGCGCCACAGGCGGGTCAGGCGCGGCTACAAAACCTGTTTCAACAGGCGGCTTAAGCGCAATCCCATGGAAAGATGCCTCTGAACATTAAGCGTTTAAGGGAACAGCCTGTCGATTTCTGAAGAGAATGGAGGCCCGCATGCATGTGCGCACACGGGCCTTTTGAAGAGATCTGTTCAAATCGGAATTCGTGGTGACTTTCACTAAACATCAATGCTAAACTGTTTAGCATGAATAATCCAGTGACGATCAGGGATGTCGCCAGAGCCGCTGGCGTTTCAATTTCCACGGTTTCGTTTGTGGTTAATGGGAAGGCTGACAGGTATCGGATCGGGCGAGATACACAGGCCCGCATCCTGGCTACTGTCCGCCAACTGGGCTACTCGTCGATGCGCGGCATTTCAGATGAAAGATTCAAAATTAATAATGCAGAGCACGCCAAAGGCTCGATCGGTTTGGCTCTTTCCGCCATAAGTCCGCCCGACTCCCTCGCCATGATCCTGGCTATGGAACCCATTCTTGCCGCAGCCGGTTATCACCTGGGCGTCAACGTCATTCCTGCGGACCCGGTGGCGGCCCGTGAGCGGGTGAGCCAGTTACTGCATGACGAGGTATCAGGTATCGTGTGTTGTTCCAGCATCTACCCCGTCGTGTCGGCGATGGTGGGTAGGGACTGTCCCGTGCTCGTTC
This sequence is a window from bacterium. Protein-coding genes within it:
- a CDS encoding LacI family DNA-binding transcriptional regulator, with translation MNNPVTIRDVARAAGVSISTVSFVVNGKADRYRIGRDTQARILATVRQLGYSSMRGISDERFKINNAEHAKGSIGLALSAISPPDSLAMILAMEPILAAAGYHLGVNVIPADPVAARERVSQLLHDEVSGIVCCSSIYPVVSAMVGRDCPVLVLGQGAGNAMVASLQAGSGQSSVGSGQLAGSSSTGDPRATS